In Paraburkholderia phenazinium, the following are encoded in one genomic region:
- a CDS encoding Bcr/CflA family multidrug efflux MFS transporter — protein sequence MSHVTRRRPDGRLILLLGALAACGPISIDMYLPSLPSIAQAFLVSTSAAQTTLTSFMFGFSIGMLLYGPLSDSYGRRPVLLGGIIMYALASIACGFSFSIGSLVTFRFVQALGAGAASVLARAIARDAHEPADAARVLSMLAIVTSIGPLLAPLIGGQLLLLGGWRVVFVALTLFGTACAVTAYLKVPETWPREKRKHSAVLQSFAAYGKLLRDPVAWGHMLCGGMAFASMFAYITATPFVYIEYFHVSAQHYGFLFALNIVGIMFGNFMNTRLIGRLGSLPIISFSATVSCVASLFVSLVCLTGWGGLWSIVAGLFFVVGVVGLLSANCTTDLMHRYPNNAGAAAAVFGAVQLALGAGASLAVGVWEGASPKGMGVAIGVAGGLCYCGKLLVVRWHGRGVPGGVA from the coding sequence ATGTCTCACGTCACTCGACGCCGGCCCGATGGCCGGCTGATCCTGTTGCTCGGCGCGCTGGCTGCGTGCGGACCGATTTCCATCGACATGTACCTGCCGAGCCTGCCATCGATTGCGCAGGCGTTTCTGGTCAGCACTAGTGCCGCGCAGACGACGCTCACGAGTTTCATGTTTGGCTTTTCGATCGGCATGTTGTTGTACGGGCCGCTTTCGGACTCGTACGGACGGCGGCCGGTGCTGCTGGGCGGGATCATCATGTATGCGCTGGCGAGCATCGCCTGCGGCTTTTCGTTTTCGATTGGATCGCTGGTGACGTTCCGTTTCGTGCAGGCGCTTGGCGCGGGTGCGGCGTCGGTGCTGGCGCGCGCGATTGCACGGGATGCGCACGAGCCGGCCGATGCGGCCCGGGTGTTATCGATGCTTGCGATTGTGACGTCGATCGGGCCGTTGCTGGCGCCGCTGATTGGCGGCCAGTTATTGTTGCTGGGCGGATGGCGGGTGGTGTTTGTTGCGCTGACGCTGTTTGGCACGGCGTGCGCGGTGACGGCGTACCTGAAGGTGCCGGAGACGTGGCCACGGGAAAAGCGCAAGCATTCGGCGGTGCTACAGTCGTTTGCGGCGTATGGGAAGTTGCTGCGCGACCCGGTGGCATGGGGGCATATGTTATGCGGCGGGATGGCGTTTGCATCGATGTTCGCGTACATCACGGCGACGCCGTTTGTGTACATCGAGTACTTCCATGTTTCCGCGCAGCATTATGGGTTTCTGTTTGCGTTGAATATTGTCGGCATCATGTTCGGCAACTTTATGAATACGCGGCTGATTGGGCGGTTGGGGTCGTTGCCGATCATTTCGTTTTCGGCGACGGTTAGCTGTGTGGCTTCGCTGTTTGTGTCGTTGGTCTGCCTGACCGGGTGGGGTGGGTTGTGGTCGATCGTGGCGGGGTTGTTTTTTGTGGTTGGGGTGGTGGGGTTGTTGTCGGCTAACTGCACGACGGATTTGATGCATCGGTATCCGAACAATGCTGGGGCTGCGGCGGCGGTGTTTGGGGCGGTGCAACTGGCGTTGGGGGCGGGGGCTTCTCTTGCTGTGGGAGTTTGGGAGGGGGCTTCGCCTAAAGGGATGGGGGTTGCTATTGGCGTTGCCGGCGGGCTTTGTTATTGTGGCAAGCTGTTGGTTGTTCGCTGGCACGGGCGGGGGGTGCCTGGGGGTGTTGCTTAG